The following proteins come from a genomic window of Nostoc sp. TCL26-01:
- the uvrB gene encoding excinuclease ABC subunit UvrB has translation MREFGLQAPFSPTGDQPLAIAQLVASIQSGNRYQTLLGATGTGKTFSVAAVIEKIGKPTLVLAHNKTLAAQLCNELREFFPHNAVEYFVSYYDYYQPEAYIPVTDTYIEKTAAINDEIDMLRHSATRSLFERRDVIVVASISCIYGLGIPAEYLKAAIPLKIGMEVNQREVLRDLASVQYSRNDIEMGRGRFRVRGDVLEIGPAYEDRIIRVEFFGDEIDAIRYIDPVTGEIINSLEAINIYPARHFVTPEERLEIACDDIAAELKQQKADLEVASKLLEAQRIDQRTRYDLEMLREVGYCNGVENYSRHLAGRKAGEPPECLIDYFPKDWLLVIDESHVTVPQIRGMYNGDQARKKVLIEHGFRLPSAADNRPLKAEEFWQKVSQCIFVSATPGDWELEVSQNQIVEQVIRPTGVIDPDISVRPTEGQIDDLLGEIKDRVDLNERVLITTLTKRMAEDLTEYLQEHSIRVRYLHSEINSIQRIEILQDLRQGSFDVLVGVNLLREGLDLPEVSLVAIMDADKEGFLRAERSLIQTIGRAARHIRGQAILYADNLTDSMIKAIEETERRRNIQIAYNRLHGITPQPIVKKSSNAILSFLEVSRRLNATDLKVVEEHLDELPLEEIPNLIEKLEVQMKAAAKNLEFEEAAKLRDRIKQLRDKLLGH, from the coding sequence ATGAGAGAATTTGGTCTGCAAGCTCCCTTTAGTCCAACGGGTGATCAACCATTAGCGATCGCTCAGTTAGTTGCTAGCATTCAATCTGGTAATCGTTACCAAACCTTATTAGGTGCAACAGGAACAGGTAAGACATTCTCAGTAGCAGCAGTAATTGAGAAAATAGGTAAGCCGACTCTAGTTCTAGCTCATAATAAAACCCTAGCGGCACAGCTGTGTAATGAATTGCGAGAATTCTTTCCACACAATGCTGTTGAATATTTCGTCAGCTACTACGATTATTATCAGCCGGAGGCGTATATTCCCGTCACTGATACATATATTGAGAAAACTGCGGCAATTAACGATGAGATAGATATGTTACGACATTCTGCTACGCGATCGCTATTTGAGCGTCGGGATGTGATTGTCGTTGCTTCTATTAGCTGTATCTACGGTTTGGGAATTCCCGCAGAATACCTGAAAGCGGCTATTCCTCTAAAAATTGGCATGGAAGTGAACCAGCGTGAAGTGCTGCGAGATTTAGCCTCTGTGCAGTACAGTCGTAACGATATTGAAATGGGACGAGGACGGTTTCGTGTCCGGGGTGATGTTTTAGAAATCGGCCCCGCTTATGAAGATCGAATTATTCGGGTAGAATTTTTTGGTGATGAAATTGACGCAATTCGCTACATTGACCCAGTAACGGGGGAAATTATCAACAGTTTGGAAGCTATTAATATCTACCCTGCACGACACTTTGTCACCCCAGAGGAACGTTTAGAAATAGCTTGTGATGATATTGCGGCTGAATTAAAACAGCAAAAAGCTGATTTAGAAGTAGCCAGTAAACTATTAGAAGCGCAACGTATAGATCAGAGGACACGCTACGATTTAGAAATGTTGCGTGAAGTTGGTTATTGTAACGGTGTAGAAAACTATTCTCGTCATTTAGCTGGGAGAAAAGCTGGGGAACCACCAGAATGTTTAATTGATTATTTTCCTAAAGATTGGCTTTTAGTGATTGATGAATCACACGTCACCGTTCCCCAAATTCGGGGAATGTATAATGGCGACCAAGCCAGAAAGAAAGTCTTAATTGAACATGGATTTAGACTTCCTAGTGCGGCTGATAACCGTCCTTTGAAAGCAGAGGAATTTTGGCAAAAGGTCAGTCAATGTATTTTTGTTTCTGCCACACCAGGAGATTGGGAATTAGAAGTTTCGCAAAATCAGATAGTTGAACAAGTTATTCGTCCTACGGGTGTAATTGATCCAGATATTTCCGTGCGTCCTACAGAGGGACAAATTGATGATTTATTAGGAGAAATTAAAGACAGAGTAGACCTGAATGAAAGGGTTTTGATTACCACTCTGACTAAACGCATGGCAGAAGACTTAACAGAATACTTGCAAGAACATAGTATTCGTGTACGCTATTTGCATTCAGAAATTAATTCTATTCAGCGCATTGAAATTTTGCAAGACTTGCGTCAAGGTAGCTTCGATGTATTAGTTGGAGTCAACTTATTAAGGGAAGGTTTAGACTTACCGGAAGTTTCCTTAGTGGCAATTATGGATGCTGATAAGGAAGGTTTTTTACGGGCGGAACGTTCTTTAATTCAAACTATTGGTAGAGCCGCGCGTCACATCCGAGGACAAGCAATTTTATATGCTGATAATTTAACAGACAGCATGATTAAAGCTATTGAAGAAACAGAAAGACGACGTAATATTCAAATCGCTTATAATCGTCTGCATGGGATTACACCACAACCAATTGTGAAAAAATCGAGTAATGCAATCTTGTCTTTCTTAGAAGTGTCTCGACGTTTAAATGCCACAGACTTAAAAGTTGTGGAAGAACATCTAGATGAACTACCCTTAGAAGAGATTCCTAACTTGATTGAAAAACTCGAAGTCCAGATGAAAGCAGCAGCAAAAAACTTAGAGTTTGAAGAGGCAGCAAAATTACGCGATCGCATCAAACAATTGCGAGATAAATTATTAGGACACTAA
- a CDS encoding nucleoside deaminase, with translation MDEFMQAAIQEAQQGRQEGGIPIGSVLVKDGKLVGKGHNKRVQDSDPVTHAEIDCLRNAGRIGSYRGTTLYSTLMPCYLCAGAVVQFGIKKVIVGESKTFPGAKDFMVSHGVEVIDLNLDECEQMMSEFIASNSELWNEDIGK, from the coding sequence ATGGATGAATTTATGCAAGCTGCCATTCAAGAAGCACAGCAAGGTAGACAAGAAGGGGGAATTCCCATCGGTTCTGTGCTTGTCAAAGATGGCAAACTGGTAGGCAAAGGACACAATAAACGTGTACAAGACAGTGATCCTGTTACCCATGCCGAAATCGATTGTCTCCGTAACGCAGGGAGAATTGGCAGCTACAGAGGCACAACTTTATACTCAACACTTATGCCGTGTTATTTGTGCGCTGGCGCTGTAGTCCAGTTTGGGATCAAAAAAGTCATCGTTGGTGAATCAAAAACTTTTCCCGGCGCTAAAGATTTTATGGTGTCTCACGGGGTAGAAGTGATTGATTTAAATCTAGATGAATGCGAACAAATGATGAGTGAATTTATCGCTAGTAATTCAGAGTTGTGGAATGAAGATATTGGCAAATAG